Proteins from one Azospirillum brasilense genomic window:
- a CDS encoding AMP-binding protein — MTITRKIHGVPVQWETLPALVAARAAQHGDAPRLTVAGRAMSYRELDGESSRVAANLHRLGVRRGDRVACFLRNAPEHLLTWVAAGKLGAIWVPLNAGLVGEDLVHTLTNATPAVLVVDGELAERVEAVAERLPPMRVYAVEDGDGGTGGRFRPFADLLEPGHPLPVVEVCGGDPAVIIYTGGTTGLPKGALLPHFAWIAAGMRYVEAFETRPDDVHYSILTLFHVGGLMLGVMGPMVADIPTVIDRRFSGSNFWARARETGATIVDLIGTMITVLTEQPERADDRDHRVRVSLGVTGQIPPAVADRFVERFGVGFVNVYSLTETGGVLIVNNRMDSPKPRANGLTHGWAEVTILDEDDQPVPPGITGQIALRPRYPHIFMSGYFNAPERTLECLSNLWLHTGDLGHLDADGYLHFTGRQAHWLRRRGENVSAYEVESVLSQCPGVREVVVVGTPSEKGEEEVKAFVIREPGSGVEPAAIAAWCEGRMAAFKIPRFIAFVESFPRSVTKREVERHKLRAMPNDGIWDREALPSESYRVAKERAAP; from the coding sequence ATGACCATCACGCGCAAAATCCACGGCGTTCCCGTGCAGTGGGAAACCCTGCCGGCGCTGGTCGCCGCCCGTGCGGCGCAGCACGGGGACGCGCCCCGGCTGACCGTTGCCGGGCGGGCGATGAGCTATCGCGAGCTGGACGGGGAGTCCAGCCGCGTGGCCGCCAACCTGCATCGGCTGGGGGTGCGCCGGGGGGATCGGGTGGCCTGCTTCCTGCGCAACGCGCCGGAGCATCTGCTGACCTGGGTCGCCGCCGGCAAGCTGGGGGCGATCTGGGTGCCGCTGAACGCCGGACTGGTGGGGGAGGATCTCGTCCACACCCTGACCAACGCCACGCCCGCCGTCCTGGTGGTGGACGGGGAACTGGCGGAGCGGGTGGAGGCGGTCGCGGAGCGGTTGCCGCCGATGCGCGTCTATGCGGTGGAGGATGGCGATGGGGGGACCGGCGGTCGCTTCCGGCCCTTCGCCGACCTGCTGGAGCCGGGGCATCCGCTGCCGGTGGTGGAGGTGTGCGGCGGCGATCCGGCGGTCATCATCTACACCGGCGGCACCACCGGCCTGCCCAAGGGCGCGCTTCTGCCGCATTTCGCCTGGATCGCGGCGGGGATGCGCTACGTCGAGGCGTTCGAGACGCGGCCGGACGACGTCCATTACTCGATCCTGACGCTGTTCCACGTCGGCGGCCTGATGCTGGGGGTGATGGGGCCGATGGTCGCCGACATACCGACGGTCATCGACCGCCGCTTCAGCGGCAGCAACTTCTGGGCGCGGGCAAGGGAGACCGGGGCGACCATCGTCGATCTGATCGGCACCATGATCACCGTGCTGACCGAACAGCCGGAACGTGCCGACGACCGTGACCACCGGGTGCGCGTCTCGCTGGGGGTGACGGGCCAGATTCCGCCCGCCGTGGCCGACCGTTTCGTGGAGCGGTTCGGCGTCGGCTTCGTCAACGTCTATTCGCTGACCGAGACCGGCGGCGTGCTGATCGTCAACAACCGGATGGACTCGCCCAAGCCGCGCGCCAACGGCCTGACCCACGGCTGGGCGGAGGTGACCATCCTCGACGAGGATGACCAGCCGGTGCCGCCGGGCATCACCGGTCAGATCGCCCTGCGCCCCCGCTATCCGCACATCTTTATGTCGGGCTATTTCAACGCGCCGGAGCGCACGCTGGAGTGTCTGTCGAATCTATGGCTGCACACCGGCGACCTTGGTCATCTGGACGCGGACGGCTATCTGCACTTCACGGGCCGTCAGGCCCATTGGCTGCGCCGCCGGGGCGAGAACGTCTCGGCCTACGAGGTGGAGAGCGTGCTCAGCCAGTGCCCAGGCGTCCGCGAGGTCGTGGTGGTCGGCACGCCCTCCGAGAAGGGGGAGGAGGAGGTGAAGGCCTTCGTCATCCGCGAACCGGGCAGCGGCGTGGAGCCCGCCGCCATCGCCGCTTGGTGCGAGGGCCGCATGGCCGCCTTCAAGATTCCCCGCTTCATCGCTTTCGTGGAGAGCTTTCCCCGTTCCGTGAC